CTGCATGGCAGGTGACAGCCCGGCACAGCCTGCCCGCTCTGTCGCCCGACCCGGTAACGGTCGGGGCGCGGTGGCCGGGGCCTTCCTGATCGATCCCGCGTGCTGGAACGGCACCCTCGCCACCAGCCTTTTGCGAATGGTCGGCGGGCTTGCGCTTGCGACCGGGGTCGGCGCTCCGTTGGGGATCATCATGCACCGGTCGCCCGGGGCCGGAGCATTTCTGGCTCCCTTGCGCCTGCTGCCCATGAGAATACCCCGGCCGGTTCTGGCCATTCTCTGGACGCAGGGCGGTATCTGGACGGTGATCTTCAGCGTCGCGGCCCTGCTTGTGCGGGTCTTTCAGGTCGCGGTTACCGAAGGATTCTGCGCGGTCGATCCGCAGTTCGACGAGATGACCCGACCGTTCCGCGTGCTGCTTCGGCGACGGTTCGGGCTTCAGGGCATGGCGGACCGACCGGCGGCCACCCTGTCGAAAGGGCAGGCTCAGCGCATCGCGCTCTTGCGCGCGTTGAGCGTCAGGCCCGATATCTTGCTCCTGGACGAGGCCCTCGGCGGTCTTGACGGCGAATGCTTGGCAATCCGGGGGCGCCGTTATCGAGGTCACGCATGACCCGGCATGGCGGCTGTTTCAGAGGCGGTGCCTGTCGCTCCACCACCCGGGGGAAAGATAGCACCGGCGCGCGAAGGGAACTCTGATGACCGGCGCGGCGCAGGTTCGGCCCGCAAGAGAGTTTCGCCTGCGGCATCAATCGCCCCGCGCCTGATGCAGAGGGTCCGGGCGCGTTGGATCCGGGTGTTACGGCGCGCGGAAAGCCGATCGACCGCCTAAGGGACCCCCTCTTGCCGCCGGCCTCCCTGTTTCGGCCCGGGCGCCGGTCAGGTCAGCATCTGGCAGTCGCCGCAGACCGAGACCGCCTGTCCGGAAATCGTGCGCCCCCGCGGGCTGGTCAGGAACAGGATCTGGTCGGCGATCTGTTCGGGCTGAACATACTCCTTGAGGGAGGTGTGAGAGAACGCTTCTTCCTCCACCTGTGCGAAGGCTATGCCGCGCCGCTGTGCCTTGGCTTCCAGAACGCGGCGCTGACGATCTCCGGCCACGATGCCGGGAAGGATGGCGTTGCAGCGGATGCCGTCACGGCCCAGTTCGATCGCAAGGGATTTCGTGAAGCCGATCACCCCCCATTTCGCGGCGGAATAGGGCGTTCGAAGCGCAAACCCGACCCTGCCGGCGAGGGAGGACAGGTTGATGATCGAGGCGTTGGCGCTTTGCCGGAGCGCCGGAACGGCATGACGCACGCAGTGGAATTGCGATGTCAGGCAGACGGACAGGCATGTCTCCCAATCGGCAGGGTCGATGTCTTCGACCGGACCGGTGGGGCCCGCGATCCCGGCATTGTTCACCAGCACATCGAGCCCGCCCAGATGATCGAGGGCGGCGGTCATGAACTCCGCGATCTGACTGGCATCGCCCATATCCGTTCTCTGGCGAAAGACCGCGTCGGGAAGCGTTTCCAGCGCGGTCGCGTCGATGTCGCAGGTCGCCACGCGGGCGCCCTCGGCCAGATAGGCCTCGACGATGGCGCGGCCGATGCCCTGCGCGCCCGCGGTCACGACAACCCGCGCGCCTTCGAGATCCAGTTTCATGATATGATCCTCCTCCTGCTATCCTGCTGATCCATCCCGGCATGGGCGCGGATGAATTCCGAGGCGAAGCGGATATCCTCCGAGATCGCCTGGGCCGCTGTGTCTCCGTCGCGGGCCAGAAGCGCCTCGCACAGCATCCGGTGATGCCTGCGGGAATGGTGGCCGCGCGAATGCGCGCTTTGCTGTTCGGCGGGCAGGCCTGCCTCGACGCCGATGTCGAAATTGATGATCGGCCCGGCCTTGAGCCAGAGCATGGTGATCAGCTGCATCAGGGTTTCGGAGCCCGCTGCCCGGTAGACCGCGAAATGCAGATCCTTGTTGGCCGCCACGGCCGCCGCGCTGCCATAGGCGCGGTCGAGCACTTCCTCGAACCGCTCGGCCAGGGCGATGATGCCCGCGATCTCGGTCTTCGAGCTTCGCTCGGCGGCCAGCCGGGCCGCCTGGCCCTCGTTCAGCATCCTGACCAGGGTCAGATCCGCGAATTCGGCCGCCGTCATCAGGGGCACCATGACCGCCCGCTTGGGGCTGACCTCGAGGGCTCCGCTGGCGGCCAGGCGACTCACCGCCTCGCGGACAGGCATCATCGAGACCTCGAGCCGGTCCGCGAGATCGCGCATCGACAACCGGTCGCGCGGACGCAGCGCCCCGGATAACAGCATCTCGCTCAGGGTATCAAAGGCCTGATCCGAAAGCGTCTTTCGACGAACCGGGCGGATTCGATCAAGCGGCTGGGTCATAAATCCGAACACTCCGGTTGACGGTTCGATGTTTGCTCTGCAACTGTGATCTCAGATCACAACGAATCGGGACGAAGTGCAACTTCGATCTGAGGAGGAGGCGGAATATCGGTCATCGAACCGGTTCCCCGATCCGTTGTGATCCGACGAACGGTTCCAGGGAGGGAAACCATGACGACGACGAACTCGACCCGCAGGGGCTTCCTGCGGACAGGTGCGGCTGGTCTGGCGCTGGGCGTGGCGGCCCCGACCTATCTGCGTGCCCAATCCGCGCCGCTCAAGATCGGCCACCTGACGCCGACGACCGGCTTCCTCGGCCCTCTCGGCGAATATGCGCAGATGGGGATCAAGCTTGCGGTCCAGCATATCAACGACAATGGCGGCGCCGGCGGGCGGCAGGTCGAGCTGATCATGGAGGACAGCGTCAACCCGCAGACCGCCTCGACCAAGGCCGAGCGCATGTTCGAACGCGACCGGGTCGACATGATCGTCGGCGAGATCTCGTCGGCCTCCTGCCTGACGATCAGCCAGGTCGCCGCGCGCTACAAAAAGTGCTTCGTCAATACCGGCGGCAATTCCGACAGCCTGCGCGGCAAGGACTGCAACCGCTACATGTTCCATGTCGAGACCCAGAACTCGATGTATGTGAATGCCGAGGGCCAGTTCTTTGACGGGAAGGGGCTTGTCGACGGCAAGAACTGGTACACGATGACGGCGGATTACGCCTTCGGCCACGATCTTCTGGCGGCGGCGAAGGCCTTCCTCGATGCGAATGGCGGCAATCTGATCGGCGACGAGCTGGTGCCGACCGATGCCACCGATTTCTCGTCCTATCTGCTGAAGATCCGTCAGGCCGAACCGGATGTCGTCGCGCTGAACCTCGCCGGGACCCAGATCACCAACTTCCTGAAGCAATACGGCGAATTCGGGCTCGACTTCACGCTGGGCGGCTTCGGCTTCGACACGGTTTCCGCCTGGGCGGCGGGGGCGCGGAACTTCAGGGGCACCTGGCCGAATGTCTGGAACCACCTTGTGCCGAACGATGCCAGCCAGGCCTTCGTCAGGGCCTTTGTCGACGCCTATGGCAAGCCTCCGGAAAACCAGGCCTGGGGCGATTACAATGCCGGGCTGATCATGGCCAGGGCCGTTGCCGAGGCGGGCGATGCCGGTGGCGACGCGCTGGCCGACTATCTGGAAAGCCCCGAGGCGCAATTCGACCTGATGAAGACCCGCAAGGGCTATTTCCGCCCGTCGGATCACCAGCTGATCCAGGAGATCTACGCCATCACGGCGCTGCCCGCGGACGAGGTGCAGAACAAGTGGGACATCTTCACCACCTCGGATCCGCTGCCCGGACCCGATCAGCCGCTCGAGACATTGGCCACGAGCGTCACCGGCGGGACCTGCTCGCTCTGAACGCGCCAGAGGCGGGAGGCATCGGCCGCCCGCCCGATTTTTCCGGGACAGGACACGGGGAGGTATCGCACCGCCATGTTGGGGCTATTCGTTGCTCAGGTGCTGAACGGGCTGCTTGACGGGACCTATTATCTGCTGATCGCGCTGGGGCTGTCGCTGATCTTTTCGCTGGGAGGGATCATCAACCTCGCGCATGGGGCCTTCTTCGCGATCGGCGCCTATCTGGCGATCACGATCGCGCCCTTCGCCGGGTTCTTCGGGGCGCTGGTGCTGGTGCCGCTTCTCGTGGCGGGGCTTGGCATGGCGACCGAGCGCACGCTTTTCACCAGGTTCTACCGGGCCGATCCGCTTTATTCGCTGTTGCTGACCTTCGGTCTCGCCATGGTGATCGAGCAGGGGCTGCGCTGGATCTTCGGCGCCTCGCCGCAAAGCTTCAACATGCCCGAGATCCTGCGCGGGCAGGTCTTCTTCGGAGACTTCATCTATTCGCGCTACAGGATCTTCCTGATCGTCGTGGCCGTGGTCACGGTCGGAGCGCTCTGGGTGCTGCTGAACCGGACCGCCTTCGGCCGGATCGTGCGCGCGGGCGTGCAGAACCCCGAAATCGTCGGCGCGCTGGGCATCTCGCTGCGTCCCTACCTGTCGGTCGTGGCCGGGATCGGGATCGGGCTTGCCGGTCTCGCGGGCGTGCTGCTGGCGCCGATCTACACGATCCATCCGGCGATGGGCGCCGAGATCATCACGCTGGCCTTCGTCGTGGTGGTGATCGGCGGGCTCGGATCCTTCTGGGGGGTCATCATCGCCGCGGTGCTGGTGGGGCTGACCAAGGGCCTGCTGGTCGCCGTCGGGCTGTCCTCCTGGTCCACCGCCGCCATCTATCTGTTGATGTTCGTCGTCCTGATGCTGCGCCCGCGCGGCCTGCTGGGCGAACGCATCCTCCGTTTCGAGTAGATCCCCATGACCCGCATCCATCCGCTTCTGATCGCGGGCGCCGCGTTGATCGCGCTGCCCTTCGCCATCCAGGCCGCGGGCCTGACATTCACATCGGCAACCGAGGTCGTGGTCTACGGCCTGGCCTGCATGGGGCTCAACGTCCTTGCCGGGCGGACCGGCCTGTTCAGCTTCGGCCATGGCGCCTGGTTCGGGCTGGGGGCCTATGTCGCCGGGCTCAGCTCGCTGGCGATGGGAGGCGCCTTCTGGCTGCCCCTGCTGATCTCGGTCGGCGCGACGGCGCTGATCGCGGCGGGGTTCGGCTCTGTCATGTTGCGGCGCTCGGGGGTCTATTTCTCGCTCATGACGCTGGCGCTGTCCGCGCTGGGTTTCTCGATCGCGTTCCGCTGGACCGAGGTGACGGGGGGCGAGAACGGGCTGGGCGGGATCGACCGGCCGTCTTTCGCGGGCCTCGATTTCGAGATGTCTGAGCCCTATTACTGGCTCGTCGCGGCCATTGCATTTGCCATGCTGGTCCTGCTCTGGCGGGTCAACAACTCGCCCCTCGGAACCGTCCTCAGGGCGATCCGCGAAAACGAGCAGCGCACGCGCTTCCTCGGCTACAGGGTCGACCGCTACAAGCTGGCGGCCTTCGTGCTGTCGGCCTCGATCACCGCGCTGGCGGGCGTGCTTCTGCTTTACAAGAACCGCATGACCTCGGCCGAACCCATGTCCGTGGTCTTTTCGGGCGAGTTGCTGGCCATGGTCGTGATCGGCGGCATGCGCGGCTTTCTCGGCCCGGCGCTGGGCGCGCTGTTCTATATCCTCTTCCGCGAATATCTCTCGATCTACACCGACAACTGGCTGTTCTGGTTCGGTCTCGTCTTCGTGGGCTTCGTCCTCTTCGCCCATGACGGCCTGATCGGCATTCCCGGCCAGATCCGGCGCCATCTGCGCCCGCCGCCCGAAAGCCATGCCGCGATGGCGGGGCGCAAGGCCGAGACCCATCCGCTTCCGGCCTTCCTGAAGCCAAGCGACCATGTCGACGGGCCGCTTTTGGTGGCCGATGGCATCTCGAAATATTTCGGCGGCTTCAAGGCCGTGGACGAGGTCAGCATCGCGGTTCGCGACCGCTCGCTTCATGCGCTGATCGGGCCCAACGGCGCGGGCAAGACCACCGCCTTCAACCTGCTTTCGGGTCTTTACGAACCCAGTGCGGGCAGCCTGACGCTTGCCGGCGCCCCCCTGTCGGGCCGCACCCCCGAAGAGGTCTCGGCGGCCGGGCTTGGCCGAAGCTTCCAGATCACCAATCTGTTTCCGTCGCTCAGCGTAAAGGAGAACATCCGCCTCGCGGTGCAGGCGGCCTCGCCCCGGCGCATGAACCCGCTGATCCGCGCCGAGGGGCTCGAGGAGGTCAACGACCAGACCGCGCAGATCCTCGACTATGCCGGGCTGGCAGGCATGGAAACGGCCGAGGCCGCGTCGCTGTCCTATGGCGGTCAGCGGCTGCTGGATCTGGGGCTTGCGCTTGGAAACCACCCCCGCATCCTGCTGGCCGACGAGCCGCTGGCGGGGCTGTCGGTGGCCGAACGCGAACGCATCGGACGCTTGCTGAAGGCGTTGTCGGCCGACATCCCGGTCCTGCTGGTCGAACATGACATCGACCGTGTCTTCGAGCTGGCCGACCGCGTGACGGTGATGAACGAGGGGCATGTCCTGCTCGACGGAACGGTCGAAGAGACCCGGTCCGATCCGCGCGTGCAGGAGGTCTATATCGGCTCGGGCACATCGGCGGTGGCGGCGCGGCCCCGTGTCAGCGCGGCGCATGACAAGGTTCTGCTTTCCCTCGACGGGGTGAATGTCAGCTATGGCAAGAGCCATATCCTCCACGATGTCAGCTGCGCGTTGCGGCAGGGCGAGATCCTTGCCCTTCTGGGCCGGAACGGCGCGGGTAAGTCGACGCTGCTGAAGGCCCTGATCGGCATCGCGCCGGTCGGCAGCGGCGAGATCCGGCTGGATGGCACGGTCGTTTCCGGCCTGTCCTCGGCAGAGATGGCGCGCTCGGGCATTTCCTACGTGCCGCAGGGGCGGGGCCTGTTCGCCGGCATGTCGGTGGGCGAGAACCTCGAGCTCGGCCGGATCAAGCGCCGGAAGGGCCATGGCGTTCACTGGACCGACGAGCGCATCTTTTCCTATTTCCCGCGCCTGAAGGAACGGATCGACACGCCCGCCGACTATCTTTCGGGCGGCGAGCAGCAGATGGCCGCGGTGGCGCGCGCGCTTGCCGGCG
The genomic region above belongs to Rhodovulum sulfidophilum DSM 1374 and contains:
- a CDS encoding ATP-binding cassette domain-containing protein, coding for MAGAFLIDPACWNGTLATSLLRMVGGLALATGVGAPLGIIMHRSPGAGAFLAPLRLLPMRIPRPVLAILWTQGGIWTVIFSVAALLVRVFQVAVTEGFCAVDPQFDEMTRPFRVLLRRRFGLQGMADRPAATLSKGQAQRIALLRALSVRPDILLLDEALGGLDGECLAIRGRRYRGHA
- a CDS encoding SDR family oxidoreductase; this encodes MKLDLEGARVVVTAGAQGIGRAIVEAYLAEGARVATCDIDATALETLPDAVFRQRTDMGDASQIAEFMTAALDHLGGLDVLVNNAGIAGPTGPVEDIDPADWETCLSVCLTSQFHCVRHAVPALRQSANASIINLSSLAGRVGFALRTPYSAAKWGVIGFTKSLAIELGRDGIRCNAILPGIVAGDRQRRVLEAKAQRRGIAFAQVEEEAFSHTSLKEYVQPEQIADQILFLTSPRGRTISGQAVSVCGDCQMLT
- a CDS encoding GntR family transcriptional regulator, translated to MTQPLDRIRPVRRKTLSDQAFDTLSEMLLSGALRPRDRLSMRDLADRLEVSMMPVREAVSRLAASGALEVSPKRAVMVPLMTAAEFADLTLVRMLNEGQAARLAAERSSKTEIAGIIALAERFEEVLDRAYGSAAAVAANKDLHFAVYRAAGSETLMQLITMLWLKAGPIINFDIGVEAGLPAEQQSAHSRGHHSRRHHRMLCEALLARDGDTAAQAISEDIRFASEFIRAHAGMDQQDSRRRIIS
- a CDS encoding ABC transporter substrate-binding protein; this encodes MTTTNSTRRGFLRTGAAGLALGVAAPTYLRAQSAPLKIGHLTPTTGFLGPLGEYAQMGIKLAVQHINDNGGAGGRQVELIMEDSVNPQTASTKAERMFERDRVDMIVGEISSASCLTISQVAARYKKCFVNTGGNSDSLRGKDCNRYMFHVETQNSMYVNAEGQFFDGKGLVDGKNWYTMTADYAFGHDLLAAAKAFLDANGGNLIGDELVPTDATDFSSYLLKIRQAEPDVVALNLAGTQITNFLKQYGEFGLDFTLGGFGFDTVSAWAAGARNFRGTWPNVWNHLVPNDASQAFVRAFVDAYGKPPENQAWGDYNAGLIMARAVAEAGDAGGDALADYLESPEAQFDLMKTRKGYFRPSDHQLIQEIYAITALPADEVQNKWDIFTTSDPLPGPDQPLETLATSVTGGTCSL
- a CDS encoding branched-chain amino acid ABC transporter permease encodes the protein MLGLFVAQVLNGLLDGTYYLLIALGLSLIFSLGGIINLAHGAFFAIGAYLAITIAPFAGFFGALVLVPLLVAGLGMATERTLFTRFYRADPLYSLLLTFGLAMVIEQGLRWIFGASPQSFNMPEILRGQVFFGDFIYSRYRIFLIVVAVVTVGALWVLLNRTAFGRIVRAGVQNPEIVGALGISLRPYLSVVAGIGIGLAGLAGVLLAPIYTIHPAMGAEIITLAFVVVVIGGLGSFWGVIIAAVLVGLTKGLLVAVGLSSWSTAAIYLLMFVVLMLRPRGLLGERILRFE
- a CDS encoding branched-chain amino acid ABC transporter ATP-binding protein/permease, which translates into the protein MTRIHPLLIAGAALIALPFAIQAAGLTFTSATEVVVYGLACMGLNVLAGRTGLFSFGHGAWFGLGAYVAGLSSLAMGGAFWLPLLISVGATALIAAGFGSVMLRRSGVYFSLMTLALSALGFSIAFRWTEVTGGENGLGGIDRPSFAGLDFEMSEPYYWLVAAIAFAMLVLLWRVNNSPLGTVLRAIRENEQRTRFLGYRVDRYKLAAFVLSASITALAGVLLLYKNRMTSAEPMSVVFSGELLAMVVIGGMRGFLGPALGALFYILFREYLSIYTDNWLFWFGLVFVGFVLFAHDGLIGIPGQIRRHLRPPPESHAAMAGRKAETHPLPAFLKPSDHVDGPLLVADGISKYFGGFKAVDEVSIAVRDRSLHALIGPNGAGKTTAFNLLSGLYEPSAGSLTLAGAPLSGRTPEEVSAAGLGRSFQITNLFPSLSVKENIRLAVQAASPRRMNPLIRAEGLEEVNDQTAQILDYAGLAGMETAEAASLSYGGQRLLDLGLALGNHPRILLADEPLAGLSVAERERIGRLLKALSADIPVLLVEHDIDRVFELADRVTVMNEGHVLLDGTVEETRSDPRVQEVYIGSGTSAVAARPRVSAAHDKVLLSLDGVNVSYGKSHILHDVSCALRQGEILALLGRNGAGKSTLLKALIGIAPVGSGEIRLDGTVVSGLSSAEMARSGISYVPQGRGLFAGMSVGENLELGRIKRRKGHGVHWTDERIFSYFPRLKERIDTPADYLSGGEQQMAAVARALAGDTRVLLLDEPFEGLSPAVVEQLFETFDRLRQEVSIIIVDHNLDLALTLSDRTVALERGSIIHEGPSAALATDIDLRRKVLWL